AACTAACCATCAGCCTAGTAGACATGCCTACTATTGCAAAAtaggcacaaatgttatgggagtaaccaaacacTTACTGACTGGGTCTAAGGTTAGGTCTACAAAATGAGGCCTACAATTAATAGCAGTATCATGGCCCAAAACTAAGCTAGACATGTCATAGGCTATAGGGAATAACCTGCCACCATTATCCTGGTAAAAAGACACAGTATCAAATCAATTTACAGTGGCTTGTCACTGTATCAGTAGACTATTTCATCTCACAACCATTATCAGAGCagcttctttttacagtagatggtaattaacatacAACTTGACAACATGCAGAGAATTAGAGACTGTGGTATACTCAGCTTTAAGTAAAAAAACTTTATCACATCCCCTTCTCTCTAAGCTCAGAATCATTGTAAAAGAATGAATGGAAAGATTGTTAAGAGCAAGAGGTAGTGGACAACtacataaaaacattatttacaGGACAAAAAAGAATGATTCTAGATACAAAATCATGGTAGCTGTGTCAGCATCTACAatttcaaaccagacaaaattctaGCATGGAGAGGAATCAAAGGCAAGAAGTCTACCCCTAGCTAAGGTAATATTGAGTATTGTGGATATtactctgtatgctatgaatgtgttgctggggttggttaataaataaagtgctgattggccagtagccaggcaggaagtataggtgggacaaagagagaggagaatgctgggaacaggaaggctgagccaggagtcgctacccagacacagaggaagcaagaagtgAAGACAGAACTGGGAAAAGATACTGGTAAGCACGAGGCACATGGCAATGTATAGagttatagaaatgagttaatttaagtgtaatatctagctatcaagaagcctgagccattaggccaaacagttttaattaataaaagcaactgtgtgtttacttgggtctgagtagctgtgggccCACGTGGGACTGGAGAATACTCTAGCAACAATTGGCAATTGATTTCTTCAAGGAAAAGGAGAGTCAATATTCTTTAAGAGTGTGGCCCAAGTAGGCTAACCCTATGTCAATAGATGTCTATATACCTACATGTATACAGAGAGTCCAAGTTGGATTTAACAAAAAAAGCACATCATGTTGGGTGTGTAGGAGATGGAGCTATAAGACTGAGAAGAGTCAGGATGaacattatcaaaatacattgtataagaTTCTCAAAGACACATTAAActataaaaaagagaaatgaaataaaatataatagataTAAATACTGGGAGAAATAGGGCAAAAGGAGTAATGAGAATAATAATAACCAAACCTGAGATGATGGTCTCATTAGTCTTGCTTATTGCCATTACTATATTAAGTTTTACAAAACAActgattattctttaaaaatgtttgcttaTAAATTTGTCTTTTCAGAGCACCCTTAATCTCATTATTCCTGAGGCTGTAGATGAGGGGGTTCAACATGGGGATCACCACCATGTAGAACAAAGACACCACCTTGTTCTGGTCTGTGGAGTAGCTGGACTTGGGCATTACATAGATGAATGCGACGGTCCCATAGTAGAGAGTGACTGCGGTGAGGTGGGAGgtgcaggtggagaaggctttcTGGCGGCCCTCAGTGGAGTGCATCTTCAGGATGGTGACaaagatatagatatatgataCTGCTACAATAAACAGTGTAGTTATAATGACTGAGCCAGCAGAAAATGAGATAACAACTCCAGAGACACTGACATCAGAACAGGAGAGTTCCATCAAAGGagcaaaatcacagaaaaagtgaTTGATTCTATTTGGTCcacagaatagaaaagaaaagaaggaaatggtgAAGAAGGAAGCATTAAGAAAACTTCCTATATAAGATCCTACAACCAACTGACTACAGACTTGAGTGGACATTTTGGTTGAATAAAGCAGTGGGTTGCAGATTGCTATGAAGCGGTCATAAGCCATGGCAGCTAGAAAGAAGCATTCAGCAGATCCAAAGAATGCAGCTGAGCCGAGTTGAATGCCACATCCAAGGTAAGAGATAGTATTTTTACTTACCAGGAAATTGGCAAGCATATTGAGTGTGACAGAAGATGAGATGCCTATGTCAACAGAAGCCAAGTGACTGAGAAAAAAGTACATGGGGTGATGGAGCTGAGAAGAGACTCTGATGAGAAGAATGGTGCTGAGGTTCCCAGACACAGTCACCAGGTAGAGGCATaggatgatgatgaagaggaTGACTCTAAGGACTGGGTCATCTGTCAAGCCCAATAAAATGAACTCTGTCACTGCAGTGTGGTTCCCATCCTCCAGGAAAGCCATGGTGCAATGTAGCTGCTGCCAGACCAGGAAGTGATGGATATATTACAGGAAGGGATTTATTAATAGGtcactttatttcatttaatacaaGCATGGAGAACATTGCAAATTCATATATTATTCAGAACATTGGACCAACAATGGATGTTTTACTCAGGGTTTTCATTGTTCATACATTTCTGTGCAGTATGTACTTCAAATTACTTAATCAGAAATTCTATAAATGTGATACAAATAATGATAACTTTCATTTACATTCATTCATAATAAAATTtttcctaatttgcattaaagcTAAAGATTTAAAGCCACAAGACAGCCTGGTGATGTGTCTTGGCAAGTAAAtgttcttgccaccaagcctggcatctgatgaccagagtttggttcttgGTATTCATATGGTGGGAGGAGAGCACCAAATCCTACATGTTATTCTTTGACATCCACACCTATGCTATGTTGCCTGCACTATTCCCTTCACTCCAAtagatatattaaataatatgtgtCTTTTGAAATTAACAATGTATTTATTATACGtaacaaagaattaaaatgtaaaataatacagTTATGCAATGAAGACTTAAATCATTGCCAAATTTATTGACTATTTCCTAGATCACCAgcacaggatttttaaaaattgcatgtatttctattttttcatgaaataacatttagattttaaaatttttattgtacagcacaaaaatgttttaagtaccatatatatgaaataaagatttcatatatatattatttcattatatatataatgaaataatatatattcatatatatatataatttcatatatatatatgaaataaaagaatCATGGGGTTTGAGAGATTGCCCCATgattaagtgcactggctgcaatgcaggggacctgggtttcattcccagtacccacatgtttTCTCACAGCAGTCTGTTTTTACAGTTCTGTGGACCAAATGCCTCTTCTGGTCCTCACAGGCTctatgcatgcacatgatgcacatacttgcagacagacaacacacatatacacaaagtaaaaataaagcaagataTGAACACCAGGCAAATTGAACTTAGTCTATTACTTTTAGTGACCACACCATAAATGAATGGTGGTAATGCTGTTATGAGCATACACAAATTAGGGACAGATAGAAGGATAGCATTTCAGCTTTCCAATGGTTAGTACATAGAAAGTTACTTTGTTGAAGATATTATACACAAAGTCTGTAAAACTAAATAAAGATCACACTAAATTTACAAATGAAACTTCCTGTCATAAGCtccttaaatattttaagtacttCAAAATAGATAATTGCTATTTAAAATATCAGTTTTACCATCATGTAAAATGTGAATAATATTTAGCACactattattaaatttttatttagacacATCTAATTCTTTCCCAATGTCACAGTGTTTTCTAACTGGCGTGTGATGGGATGAGTTCATATGATTTTCAACAGAGGACACCAATCAATAAATAATCAAACTAAGAAGTTAAGAGGTTCATCAAGGTTCACACAGCATGGCACCAAGTGACTCTCATCCCTCACATTCTATATTTACATCCTCATTTGTCCACAGTGATTCCTGTGATGCTGAAACATTTGGGCCACAACAAAGAAGGTCTTCCCATATGATATTCCCCTACAGTACACCACCAAAGCATTTCAAAACTAGTGAACCTGTTAGCCTTTTGGCTGAATGCTATTTGTATACACCTTTGAAGGTCATATTGGTTTCTGGTCTTACCAATGCATGGATAAATAAGGAATCTCTGAAAACTTATTTTATGCCTGGTCATTCTGAATAATTTATGTATAGAATTATAAGGTGATTTTATGAAATTtggttctttttctcccttctatTACATAATTGCTCGATTTTATCTGAGTTATTTCTTCACCATGATTTATAAATATAGtacatttcaaagaataaaatatctcCATTTACCAGCAAAGTCAAAATCTTACCTCTTGGTATAAGAATTTATTTCAGAATAATAAACTCAATGTTATTATGAATTTATAGCTGCAAAGCTGTCTCCACTGTCATTGTTTGTCACTGGGGATAAGTCCCCTTGAGGCTCTGGATTCAAGTGTGGATTCAAATCACCAAAGATTATTGCATCATTCCCAATGAATATTGAGCAGTTCATTTTACACAAACACAATTATTTTCAAGGAGTCTGTCAATTTCAAGTGATCTCCTATTATCCTCTTTATGTGAGTATGAAATTATGGGAGGTACATGATAACCAACTACCTTAGTTAAATCATTCAAGTTGGTATTTGAGTCAGGTTATTTTATGTTTGAATACATTAAACCAAGCATTAAGTAGactatttgtgtttctttcattcaagtgtatcagtttttcttttagcatttcaGTGATTGATGTAACATGGTCTATCAGGTACTTTGGTAGATATAGGCATGGATGAGATGCAAAGTTGAATGAGTATTTGAGGCACACACAAATTTTATAGGCAAGAATAGAAAATATTATTGTTACTTAGAAAATAGTTAGTAGAGTAGACTGCACTCTGTCCCTTGTTTCCATATCCCAGGCAACAACTTCAGAAGAAGATATTGGCTTTATCAGAGGCCAGGCCAAATCTTACCCCAGGTAAGATATTGCCCACTGCCTGCAAATACTCCATAAACCCAGGCCAACAACCCCAGTTTGCTCCTCCTCCCCGGGCTCCATATTCTGGCCCACAATTTTGGAAGAAAACTTTGGATAAATCAGAGGACAGGCTGGATCTAGGCACCCTATGCCCAACAGAAAAATCCTGCTATGCTGGAGGCCATGCTGTACTAGAAATTCCAGAGGGCAAGAAGGTACTCAGAACCTCAGAAGCACACATTTACTTGGCAATATTGCCACAGGTTTGGTGGCTACCCCAAACCCCAGCAGAgacaccctactggacctgaagacttcCTAGTCAGAAGAACCCTTGACTACTTAGatcagaagaccagagaagaaacagaaaccaaataataaaacactcatccaaaaagacaaacacaggaatcaacacctagacctataaccatcccaaacccagatgcctaaatgctagtGTAATCAAGAATAGAAAGAGTAATagggcaccaccagaacccagctatcCTGTGACAGCAAGACTTGAACAATCCAATGCAGCTAAAGCACATTAAAAgaccttaaaatgactttatgagatgatagaggtccttaaaaaagaaatgaaaaaaatttcttaaagatattgagaaaaagacaagcaaaacattggagaaaatcaataaatcccctaaagaataacaagaaagccaagaaaaaaaagcaaacaggtgaaggaaacagttcaagacctcaaaatggaaacagaagaaataaaaaaataaagtgagggAATTATGGAAGTACGAAATATGGGTAAGCATATAGGAACAGATGCAGGCATCACCATCAGAGATGGAATATAAGAGATAgaaaagagaatctcagacattgaagaagaaatagaggaaatagattcaaccatcaaagaaaatgttaaatctaaaaattttctaacacaaaacatccaggaaatctagaaCATTATGAAAagtccaaacctaagaataataggaatagaaggagaagaatcccagctcaaaaaaaactaggaaatatatttaacaaaataatagaagaaaaatttacCAACCTAAAAGTGGCCATGCCTATAAAAGTATAAGAAGCTTACAAAATAACAAATAGAttggataagaaaagaaaatccctgttgtagtgggtagccattccagcttggatctggaagttccaacccccattgtgactctggcaactgtcacgcctatgaggcggcgcgaggggaggcacctggggacccgagagctggatgggccagcactctctctgtgcgcgCTCGGTGCCAGGATGCAGATCGTGAAAGGTGGATtttgcagagctctggagaacaccgctggattgcaatacaccttccccagaccctgcgacctacccattacttagtTTGTGAGTtataccattaaataaatatccttttaactacgtggagtggccaaaataatttcaccaatatctggggctcacgtggggcaaactcccaaggcctgggcggctcccgccctCTCCCCCCTAGCTGGccggtacctaaacccgcctgcaaagttccatataaccagggaacacctacacggttccattcccgaaaaagggagcagctagtctgatctcaattccctagcttagccccagaccagtgaaagaggcaggggagtgctaGCTCCAATTTCTGCCATCTCCGCCATTTCCACCATCTCCCTCcaactccagccaagatcgccagcaggccctgttttggagctgtaccaacgccacctgctggctgaaaagtgctactacatgccccCAAACCCAcaaaaggtaagcatattgtttcaagtaaaggtacttgataattttacaccttaaaattgactaacaaattttgagtaattcatgtaatatggccgacaacattacctcacaagaatttaaaaatctttttgtgtgtatgatgaatgacatcttcctggaaatatacgacattcctaaggcatatctgggctataccattttggcattcatcataataattcacacagtgttcaaacactggtttaagaacaaagatgagtcattattgggactgatacaggcgttaaaagatagcaatgaaggcttacaggaaaagattctttctctagaatctgctaatcaggatttacaaaaaaggcttgtacccaaaattgattttattgataataaatgtgaatatttaatggatagaacactaactctccagagtgaagttgtggctactcagacagtatataaggaagaaagattatcgttaattgataggataaggtccatggaatcatgtgtttctgaggaacataaaaacttctatgattccatgagaaatatggagtcccttgcaagagaggaggttcactccctagaacagaccctaggtgctcgtttgcaagccctagaagaaactctcagtaaacatgacaagggaactaataagcagaaggtcaagaccatagaggttgtaacatctccaaatggctctcatacaatggcttatcctgttattgtccatgagaagccagcagatgacacacaccccgagccatatatgacatatacattacaaccaatttcaacaagggactttaaaaatataaaggaagcagtagttacatatgggatacattccacatatgtaagacagatgttaaattcatggtctacctcacatagaatcattccagatgactggcatcagttaatttcagctgttctagaatatagccagcagttacagtggaaaagctggttgagagaagaggcaaaaatttAGAACagcaaggtaaaatcagaggttttgtgatctcccaagatcaaatacttggtgagggatgtttcgctgacaggaatgtacaagccacttatgatgagcatacaatatccctatgccgtacagcagttctaaatgcttgggaaaaaattccagaacctggaaaaccaactgaggtatacacaaagacaTTTCAGGGACCGCACAaacctttcactgattttttacaaagactgagcacagctataacaagagctgtgtcagacaaagaattaagaaaagtattaactgagtccttggcgttcgacaatgctaatgcagaatgcagaagaatacttacaccattaaagatcagatcagctcctttggaagaatggattcaacatactaatggtgttcagtctcttaactacagtaatgaggcttggataggagagacaaatcccagaggtgaaagaaggccctgtgttagcaaatgttttaagtgtggtgcaccaggtcatataagtaaaaactgtacatggggtactcctagaagcaatactccttctaggaatagcctaaacaggagaccccaaccacctcctggattatgtagaagatgtggcaaaggccgacattggaccagtgagtgcagatcaaaaatagatatacaaggcaaccctttactggcgggaaacgcctcaggggggctcttgcaggcccccaaaccaaacgtagtacgaacattcccagacactgtggaagaaattcctctccaggacaactgaataaaccaatgcctaatgtaaaaaccgatactgcaatggatgataaaacagctttgatagatggatcacagtttacaaagaacactataaaacaaatattttggcagacttccataaatgaacaaagaccaaagcttagaattcgaattaatggcctggttctggagggcctggtagacacaggtgcagatgtgactataattacaccaaaatcatggcatccgaattggcctcttcaagaggtagatgtccaactgttagggattggcaccctatctcagataaaacagagtttgagatgggttgaatgcatagggccagaaggacagagaggaaggctgaagccatatgtagcaaatgtagcagtaaatctttggggccaagatctgttacaacagtggaatgcccagattaaaattcctacactttcagaaaaggaatacagaccaatgcatgtttctaggaataatatcataacatgctataaaaatcagtcaccaaccattcaggctgttcacaaacagagcacagctgttgttgaactctcagaagtaccaactgccttacctttaaaatggctaactaataaacctgtctgggttggacaatggcctttgacaaaagagaagctacaagctttagaacagctggttcaagagcagttaaatgctcaacacattgaagaatctaccagcccttggaattctcctgtatttgttattaaaaaaaatctggtaattggagaatgctgacagatctgagagctattaataaagtaattcagccaatgggctccctacagactgggatgccctttccctctatgctaccaaaagaatggcctataatagttattgacttaaaagactgtttctttacaatacccttacaggaaaatgatagagaaaaatttgccttcacagtacctaattataataattctcagccagtcaagagatatcaatggaaggtcctcccacagggaatgttaaacagccctactttgtgtcaatactttgtgcagaaaccattagagataattcgtgtaaagtttccacaatccataatatatcactatatggatgatatcctattagctgatccaaagttagatacattagaaagcatgtttgaagaagtaaaaaaagttttgcctcgctgaggaccgcaaattgctcctgaaaaaatacaaagaggagattctattaattacttaggatataagatagagctacaaaaaattagaccccaaaaggtataactaagaagagatagattgaagactcttaatgattttcaaaagttattaggaagcatttccaacttactgggtatcatgggaatacccaaagatagactacaaaatttggctaatactctagaaggggacaaagaattaaatagtccaagagaattatcagccaaagctgagaaggaattggctctagtagaaaagacaattcgagaagcacatatggatcgtgtggatccagaacttaaatgcattcttgtcatattcccctccagacattccccaacaggtattttgatgcagagggaagatattatattggaatggatattcctaccacgtaaaccaaataagaaattaaagacttatatggaaaagatctctgatttgattcaaaagggtaaattaagacttcgccagttgacaggaatggacccagcagaaattgtagtaccattaactaatgaggaaatttcatcactatggaaagataatgaatactggcggAGAGCCTggagtaactttttgggagagattaacaaccactatcccaaaagcaagagaatagaattcataaagaagactgaatgggtccttcctcacattgtacgacaaaagccaatttctggagtcctcacattctatactgatgcaaataaatcagggaaagcaggatataaatcaggagacttaagtaaagtggtgcaaagtccatatagctctgtacaaaaggcagaactctatgccattcttatggttctgatggacttcacagaactcCTCaatatagtaactgactctcaatatgcagagagagttgttttacatattgaaactgctgaatttattcctgataatacagaattaacttcattattcatacaattgcaggaaatcatcagaaaaagggaacatcctatatatataatacatatcagatcccatacaggtctgccaggacctttagcacaaggtaatgatgagattgatcagttactaataggtaatgtgctagaagcttcagaatatgataagaaacaccatatgaatagcaaaggtttgaagaaggatttctccatcacttggcaacaggctaaggctattgtgaaaaaatgtcctacttgttccatctataaccaaactccattacctgcagggagtaatccaaaaggtatacaaaaaaatgaaatttggcaaatggatgtgtttcattttgcagaatttggaagattaaagtatgtacatcataccattgacacctattcaggatttcaatgggcaactcctggacaatatttgataaccattcctttgtatatagtcttgtattagtttataaccttcttatttagacaagaaaagggaggagatgtagtgggtagccattccagcttggatctgaaagttccaacccccattgagactctggcaactgtcacgcctacgaggcagggtgaggggaggcgcctggggacccgagagctggatgggccagcgctctctctgtgcacgcTCGGTGCCAGGACACAGATTGgtgaaaggtggactgtgcagagctccggagaacaccactggattgcaatactccttccccagaccctgcgacctacccattacttaatttgtgagttacgccattaaataaatatccttttaactacatggagtggccaaaataatttaaCCAACACCCTGTACCACAGAATTATCAAAAtgctaaacatacagaacaaagaaagaatattaaaagtggcAAAGGATAAAAGCCAaggaacatataaaggcagacctatgaaAATCATATCTGACTTGTCAATAGATTCCCTAAAATTGAAAAGGGCTCAGACTGATTTCTTCCAGtcctaagagaccacagatgccagcccacactactatactcagcaaaactttcaatcaccatagaaaaggaaaacaagatatttcattatGAAGTCAAATTTAAACTATCTATCCACAAGTCTTGCCatacagaagatactagaaggaaaactccaacccaaggaagttaactacaccaatgaaaacacaggcaatatataatctcataccagcaaaacccaaagaacacacacacacacacacacacacacacacactaccaataacaataacaaaaaaacaagaattaaTAAACAAGGGTCATTAATATACTTTAATATCAATCATCTCAATtagccaataaaaagacacaagctaacagaatggatatgaaagcaggatctATCTGTATgttgcatacacaaacacatctcAATATCAAAGATATGTATTGCTttagagtaaagggttggaaaaggTTTTCTAATCAAACAGACCTATGAAGCAAGctgttgtagctatcctaatatctaataaagtagaattcaaataaaaattaaccaaaagagatgGGTAAGTCttcttcatactcatcaaaggaaaaataaaaggacattcATATTAGTATTTAGTAAGAAACATTACTGAAACTTAAACGCAAAGCCACTCACATTTGTATTTAgtaagaaacattactaaagcttcaaTCACATATCAGACCCCAAACTTTAATAGTGGGATACTTTAACACCCcgctctcaccaatggacaggtcattcaGACAGAAATTAAACAGGGAAGTAacaaatgttatgactcaaatggacctagcacgtgtctatagaacatttcacccaaacaccaaagaatataccttccACTCAGGACCTCATGGAATCCTTTCCAAAATTAACTACATACTAGGCCACAAAATAagtttcaacagatacaagagAATTAAAATAACCTCCTACATCCTGttagaccaccacagattaaagctagatttcaacaacaatagaaacaacagaaagcctaaaaCTCATGGAAATGAAACAATTCAACTGAATTACCATTGGGTtggggaagaaataaagactttctagaattcaatgaaaatgagttCACAACACACCCATACTTATGGGACACAGGGAAAGTgagcatttaatagagggatgtggaaaagAATGGGATgatgagatgaagccatatatacacagccaagaagaatggacagctgaattaaaaaaccatcaacaatttccagaatttaaaatcctgaatcatgacatgacactagtggaattcaggtgtttctggtacatgggcTACTCTCACCCAATGGGAGGTCGAACAATAGACCTCGTGTACATctcacttcacaaatgagtctgtcagatacgctaagcctataggctgaagatgatgccccaacactgtggagaaacctcgggtgactgtccaggcagctgtctgtttctgtcaactcacaatttttttgggaagttgcttgcatgtacttcctatttttattttttattaggtaatattattttccttcttggatctctgagggagttgaagattagtcagttatagttgaagattaattaggatagaaagtgaattagatacaatttggacttaccaaaataggatagataatgtaattatttcctctgaatttgtcaaatacaaatggactagatattgtttaggtatttattacttgtatatattgtatatagttattgtacttgtgtatatagtttttcttgttagttataacctatggacacctgacttttgacaaagaagccaatattatacaatggaaaaagaatgcatcttcaacaaatggtgctggcataactggatgttggtatgtagaagaatgcaaataatcTATATccatcatcctgcacaaaactcaaattcaagtggatgaaagatctcaacataaatccaagtacactgagcctgatag
The nucleotide sequence above comes from Peromyscus maniculatus bairdii isolate BWxNUB_F1_BW_parent chromosome 1, HU_Pman_BW_mat_3.1, whole genome shotgun sequence. Encoded proteins:
- the LOC102912985 gene encoding olfactory receptor 5P76-like, which codes for MAFLEDGNHTAVTEFILLGLTDDPVLRVILFIIILCLYLVTVSGNLSTILLIRVSSQLHHPMYFFLSHLASVDIGISSSVTLNMLANFLVSKNTISYLGCGIQLGSAAFFGSAECFFLAAMAYDRFIAICNPLLYSTKMSTQVCSQLVVGSYIGSFLNASFFTISFFSFLFCGPNRINHFFCDFAPLMELSCSDVSVSGVVISFSAGSVIITTLFIVAVSYIYIFVTILKMHSTEGRQKAFSTCTSHLTAVTLYYGTVAFIYVMPKSSYSTDQNKVVSLFYMVVIPMLNPLIYSLRNNEIKGALKRQIYKQTFLKNNQLFCKT